GCGGGTGACGATCACGGCCGAGGCTGCCGACAGCAGCAGGGCCGGAATCTGGGAGACCAGGCCGTCGCCGATGGTCAGCAGTGCGTAGAGACGGAAGGACTCGCCCAGCGGCAGGTCGTGCATCAGCGAGCCGATGGCGACGCCGCCGATCAGGTTGATGACCAGAATCAGGATGGAGGCGATGGCATCGCCGCGCACGAACTTGGAGGCACCGTCCATGGCGCCGTAGAAGTCGGCCTCGGTCGCTACGTCACGGCGGCGCGTCTGAGCCTGCTGCTGATTGATGAGGCCGGCATTCAGGTCGGCATCGATGGCCATCTGCTTGCCAGGCAGCGCGTCCAGCGTGAAGCGGGCCGAGACTTCGGAAATGCGTTCTGCGCCCTTGGTCACCACCACGAAGTTGATGATCATCAGGATGACGAACACCACCAGGCCTACGACGAAATTGCCGCCGATCACCACGTTGCCGAAGGACTCGATCACATGGCCGGCCGCATCCGGGCCGTTCTGGCCGTGCAGCAGCACCACGCGCGTGGAGGCCACGGTCAGGCCCAGGCGCATCAGCGTGGTGGCCAGGATGACGGTGGGAAAGATGGAAAAGTCCAGCGGTCGCTTGACCCCCACGGCCACCAGAACCACCACCAGCGACACCACGATGTTGAAGGTGAAGAAGATGTCCAGCGCCAGCGGCGGCAGCGGCAGCATGATCATGGCCAGCAAGGCCAGCAGAAACACGGGCACGGCCCACTGGTGGCGGGAAAGCGCCTGGCGCAGTTCGGTGAGGTACTTCATGGGGCGGGTTGGGGGTCGGACAGTTCGGCGGGTATATCCAGCTCGCGCGGTAGATCGGGGCGGCCAGGGCGTCGGCCCTGGCGGAAAGCCTTGATCTGCAGCACGTAGTGCAGCACCTGGGCGACGCTTTGGTAGAGCGCCGAGGGGATTTGCTGGTTCACCTGGCTGGTGTGGTAAATGGCTCGCGCCAGCGGCGGCAGGCTCACTACCTCCACCTGGTGGCGGGTGGCAATGTCGCGGATGTAGAAGGCCATCTCGTCCACGCCCTTGGCGATGACATAGGGGGCTTCGGCGCGCTGCGAGTCGTAGCGCACGGCCACGGCGTAGTGCTCTGGGTTGACGATGACGGCATCGGCCTGGGGCACTGTGGCACGCACGCTGCGCCGCGCCAGCTGTCGCTGGATCTGGCGGATGCGGCTCTTGACCTCGGGCCGGCCTTCGTTGCTCTTGTGCTCTTCCTTGACTTCCTGCTTGCTCATGCGCTGGCCGCGCAGAAAGAAAAAGCGCTGCAGCGGCACGTCGATCAGGGCCAGGATGATGAAGATCACCACGATGGACATCACACCCGAGAGAAACAGATGTATGCCCTCGCGCACCGCCAGATCCAGCGTCATTGATGGCAGTGCCGTGAAGTGGCGCACATTGGCCTTGCAGTAGGCGTAGACCACGGCGGCCACGGCTGAGACCTTGAGCACCGACATGACCAGGTCGCCGTAATGCTTGGCCTTGAAGAACTTGGACAGGTTCTGCTGGGGGCTCAGGCGGCTGAACTTGGGTTGCAGATTCTTGGCCGACAGCAGCCAGCCACCGGGCACCAGCGAGGCCACGGCCACCAGCAGCGGCGTGATGAACAGGGGCAGCAGCATCTGGGCGAACAGCCAGCCGGCGTCGGCCCAGACCGCGCCCACGATGTTGTTGAGGGAGCCGGGGCCCGAGGTGTCGTCGAGCCCGCGCTGGAACAGGGCGTGGAATTTGCGCAGATAGTCGGGCATGAAAAGTGCCGTCACCTGCAGCGTGGCCACCAGGCCCACGGCCGTGGCCAGATCGCGCGAGCGCGCCACTTGGCCTTCCTCGCGCGATTTGCGCAGCTTGTGGTCCGAGGCGTTTTCGGACTTGTCGCCAGCACTGTCGGCCACGATGTCAGCCCTTCATGAGCTGCGTCAGCATATCGAGCGCGCGGCGCGTCATCTGCAGATAGTGCGCAGGGATGTGGCGCAGCATGAAGGCCAGCATGGCCAGGCCGAACAGTGTGACCACCGAAAAGCCCAACGCAAAAATATTGAGGCTGGGCGAGATGCGGGCCATGAAGCCAAAGCCCAACTGCACCAGCATGGCGGCAAAGATGATGGGCGTGGCCAGCAAAAAGGCCGCGGCAAACACCCAGCCCATGTTGTAGGCCACGGTTTGCAGCTGCAGGCGGCTCAGGCTCTGGCCCACGGGCCAGGCGTCGAAACTGGCGGCCAGAATGCCGGCCAGCAGCAGGTGCACGTCGAGGGCGAAAAACAGCAGCATGCCCATTAGCAGTGCCAGCACCGAGAGCGCGTCCGAGGAGCTGCCATGCACGGGGTCGTTGAGCATGGCCATGGCCAGGCTGGTCTGCGAAGCGCTCAGATAGCCAAAAATGCTGAGCGCCGTGGTGGCAAATTGCAGGCCTATTCCCAGCACCGCGCCGATGGCGATCTGCTCCAGCGTCAGCGCCACGGCGCGCAGCGAAAACGCCTCCACTGCCGAGACATGGGGGGCGACGCTGGGCAGCATGACTACGGCCAGCACCATGGCGATGATGACGCGCACCCGCTGGGGCACGGTGGGGTCGCCAAAGATCGGGGCGAAGGACAGCAGCGCCATGGTGCGCACGAACGGCCACCACAGCGGCTGCAGCCATTGCAGCAGATACGGATAAAGGCCTTGCTCCATGTTCAGGCTCAGCCCAGCAGCGTGCTGGCGTATTGGAAAAAGCGCACGCAAAAATCCATGAGCTGGGTGACCAGCCAGCGCGCGCTCAGTGCCAGGGCCAGCAAGGTGACCATGAGGCGGGGTAGAAAGCTCAGCGTCTGCTCGTTGATTTGGGTGGCGGCCTGAAACAGGCTCACCAACAGGCCGACCAGCAGGCCTGGCACCACGAGCACGGCCACGATGACCAGCACCAACTGGATGGCCTGCAACATCAGGTCCACGGCGATGTCGGGCGTCATGCTGCTACAGCCCCTGGACGCTGGTGACCAGCGTGTTGACTGTGAGCGACCAGCCGTCCACCAGCACGAACAGCAAAATCTTGAAGGGCAGCGAAATCACGAGCGGCGACAGCATCATCATGCCCATGGCCATGAGCACCGACGAGACCACCAGGTCGATCACCAGAAACGGAATGAACAGCACGCAGCCGATCATGAACGCGGTCTTGAGCTCGCTGAGCACAAAGGCCGCCACCTTGACGGTGAAGGCGTGGTCCTGCGGGCTGGCCACCGGGCCTTCCTTGGCCAGGGCGCTGACCTGCTTGAGTGCGGCCTCGTGGGTCTGGGCCAGCAAAAAGTCCGACATCGGTTTTTCGGCGCGGCGCAGCGCTTCCATCAAGCCGATCTGGTCTTTTTCATAGGGCTCGAAGGCCTCGGTCCACAGGCGCTCGCCCACGGGGCGCATCACCAGCAGGGTGAGGATCAGCGCCACTCCGGTCAGCACGCGCGTGGGCAGGCCCTGCTGCAGGCCAAGTGCGGAGCGCAGCAGAGCCAGTACGATGATGAAGCGCGTGAAGGTGGTCATCATCAAGGCCATCATGGGC
This window of the Comamonas testosteroni genome carries:
- the fliP gene encoding flagellar type III secretion system pore protein FliP (The bacterial flagellar biogenesis protein FliP forms a type III secretion system (T3SS)-type pore required for flagellar assembly.) codes for the protein MQQHMHRALRALVFLSLASGLWLCVSHAQAANIPLLESQQSHGVTQLSIKTEIFILMTLLGLLPMMALMMTTFTRFIIVLALLRSALGLQQGLPTRVLTGVALILTLLVMRPVGERLWTEAFEPYEKDQIGLMEALRRAEKPMSDFLLAQTHEAALKQVSALAKEGPVASPQDHAFTVKVAAFVLSELKTAFMIGCVLFIPFLVIDLVVSSVLMAMGMMMLSPLVISLPFKILLFVLVDGWSLTVNTLVTSVQGL
- a CDS encoding flagellar biosynthetic protein FliR; protein product: MEQGLYPYLLQWLQPLWWPFVRTMALLSFAPIFGDPTVPQRVRVIIAMVLAVVMLPSVAPHVSAVEAFSLRAVALTLEQIAIGAVLGIGLQFATTALSIFGYLSASQTSLAMAMLNDPVHGSSSDALSVLALLMGMLLFFALDVHLLLAGILAASFDAWPVGQSLSRLQLQTVAYNMGWVFAAAFLLATPIIFAAMLVQLGFGFMARISPSLNIFALGFSVVTLFGLAMLAFMLRHIPAHYLQMTRRALDMLTQLMKG
- the flhB gene encoding flagellar type III secretion system protein FlhB, whose protein sequence is MADSAGDKSENASDHKLRKSREEGQVARSRDLATAVGLVATLQVTALFMPDYLRKFHALFQRGLDDTSGPGSLNNIVGAVWADAGWLFAQMLLPLFITPLLVAVASLVPGGWLLSAKNLQPKFSRLSPQQNLSKFFKAKHYGDLVMSVLKVSAVAAVVYAYCKANVRHFTALPSMTLDLAVREGIHLFLSGVMSIVVIFIILALIDVPLQRFFFLRGQRMSKQEVKEEHKSNEGRPEVKSRIRQIQRQLARRSVRATVPQADAVIVNPEHYAVAVRYDSQRAEAPYVIAKGVDEMAFYIRDIATRHQVEVVSLPPLARAIYHTSQVNQQIPSALYQSVAQVLHYVLQIKAFRQGRRPGRPDLPRELDIPAELSDPQPAP
- the fliQ gene encoding flagellar biosynthesis protein FliQ; the protein is MTPDIAVDLMLQAIQLVLVIVAVLVVPGLLVGLLVSLFQAATQINEQTLSFLPRLMVTLLALALSARWLVTQLMDFCVRFFQYASTLLG